In Mycobacterium sp. 050128, one genomic interval encodes:
- a CDS encoding GNAT family N-acetyltransferase, giving the protein MRVRRATAADAAACAEIYRPYVLDTAITFETDVPEAAEMAARIVKTLAMHEWLVLEADGKILGYAYAQQFNPRAAYRWAVETSIYLAQDVRRAGGGRLLYAELLHRLAERGFRQAFAGIAQPNEASNALHAAFGFAPAGYYRRVGWKLDAWHDVEWWQLDLLGPDAEAAPPRPIAT; this is encoded by the coding sequence ATGAGGGTTCGACGCGCGACCGCGGCCGACGCGGCGGCGTGTGCCGAGATATATCGGCCGTACGTGCTGGACACCGCGATCACCTTCGAGACCGACGTGCCGGAGGCGGCTGAGATGGCGGCGCGCATCGTGAAAACGCTTGCGATGCACGAATGGCTGGTGCTCGAAGCGGACGGCAAAATCCTGGGCTATGCGTATGCGCAACAGTTCAATCCGCGCGCTGCCTACCGGTGGGCCGTCGAGACGAGCATCTATCTCGCCCAGGACGTGCGACGCGCCGGCGGTGGCAGGTTGCTCTACGCCGAACTGCTACATCGGTTGGCAGAGCGCGGTTTTCGGCAGGCGTTCGCCGGCATCGCGCAACCCAACGAGGCCAGCAATGCGCTGCACGCGGCGTTCGGGTTTGCCCCGGCTGGTTATTACCGGCGCGTGGGGTGGAAATTGGACGCGTGGCACGATGTCGAATGGTGGCAGCTTGATCTGCTCGGACCGGACGCCGAGGCGGCGCCGCCGCGTCCGATCGCTACTTGA
- a CDS encoding oxidoreductase, whose amino-acid sequence MDAFPLGRYSVARIGFGAMQLPGPGVMGPPRDRDEALAVLRRAVERGVNHIDTAQFYGPDVANELIREALRPYPEDLALVSKVGGRRDDAGAWLPVEEPADLRRDIETNLRSLGVDQLAAVNLRLFESDGPDQLFDEQLSVMIDARDEGLIGGIGLSNINREHLLHALERTEIACVQNAFNLVSRDAAAVLEECTRRGIAFVPFFPLGAAFMQPNPVLSHELVQRAAQRLGRTPAQVALAWTLGVAPNVLLIPGTSSLGHLEENLDVASIELDDDTREQLNAVAA is encoded by the coding sequence ATGGATGCCTTTCCTCTTGGTCGCTATTCGGTCGCCCGTATCGGCTTCGGGGCTATGCAATTGCCCGGTCCCGGGGTGATGGGGCCGCCGCGTGATCGCGACGAGGCGCTGGCGGTGTTGCGCCGGGCCGTCGAACGCGGCGTGAATCACATTGACACCGCTCAGTTCTACGGCCCCGATGTCGCCAATGAGCTCATCCGCGAAGCGCTGCGCCCGTATCCGGAAGATCTGGCATTGGTGAGTAAGGTCGGCGGGCGCCGCGATGACGCCGGTGCCTGGCTGCCGGTCGAAGAGCCGGCGGATCTGCGCCGCGACATCGAAACGAACTTGCGCAGCCTCGGCGTCGACCAATTGGCCGCGGTCAATCTGCGACTGTTCGAAAGCGACGGCCCGGACCAGCTTTTCGACGAGCAGCTCTCGGTCATGATCGATGCCCGTGACGAGGGATTGATCGGCGGTATCGGGCTGAGCAACATCAACCGCGAGCACCTGCTGCACGCGCTGGAGCGCACCGAGATCGCCTGTGTGCAAAACGCTTTCAATCTCGTGAGCCGGGACGCCGCGGCGGTGCTGGAGGAGTGCACCAGGCGCGGAATCGCGTTCGTCCCGTTCTTCCCGTTGGGCGCGGCGTTCATGCAGCCGAACCCGGTGCTCAGTCACGAGCTGGTGCAGAGAGCCGCGCAGCGGCTCGGGCGCACGCCCGCGCAGGTCGCGTTGGCATGGACGCTGGGCGTGGCGCCCAACGTGCTGTTGATTCCGGGTACCTCGTCGCTGGGCCATCTCGAGGAGAACCTCGACGTCGCCTCGATCGAGCTCGACGACGACACCCGCGAGCAGCTGAACGCCGTCGCTGCCTGA
- a CDS encoding PPE domain-containing protein, whose translation MTQPQTLNVEYAELIARANEIEELLPPIPSANPQAPCALSMASDAVTQLGLSADSIRLYLKGCEREWKTLAKSLRNAAKAYEEIDEGAADAINNEGTPNSLGGNGQISTLDDSDMPWDPPAPRPAPPPADDPYYEVRQATMAIEAGDQGAECKIFAQEWHTFQFALQEISYRFRPFTSWEGDARTAVEQNFELQRQWIASMVQMCCTLRDQANDIFDAQKKIRPAGATATQDFNGNYTIPEEHPGPGDILFVENTYKAGVEDHMQALIETSIEWYAILQKKSETALKFYRDKTALPPLNPPMFPTAAGAAAAVDYGSGGSDGVDFGDLPDGLPSGDGLSGLPAMPTLPGGGMPAMPNASLPSGAAVPPLPAAGQGLPKGAQVKPASLGGVGGGGGGVAVPKLPLQSWSTTGASAGAAAAPVGAGGGIPVPPGYAKLNGAGGGMGGGMPMGGAGGQGQGAGKGKRVQSEDQALYTEDRAWTEGVIGRRRA comes from the coding sequence ATGACACAGCCGCAGACGCTCAATGTGGAATACGCCGAGTTGATTGCCCGGGCCAACGAAATCGAGGAACTACTCCCTCCCATTCCGTCCGCTAACCCGCAAGCGCCGTGCGCCCTTTCGATGGCTTCTGACGCCGTCACACAACTCGGACTTTCCGCCGATTCAATCCGGCTGTACTTGAAGGGCTGCGAGCGGGAATGGAAGACTCTTGCAAAATCCCTGAGGAATGCGGCCAAAGCCTATGAAGAGATCGACGAGGGTGCCGCGGATGCCATAAACAACGAGGGGACGCCGAACTCCCTGGGCGGAAATGGCCAGATATCGACCCTCGACGATTCGGACATGCCGTGGGACCCGCCGGCGCCCCGACCCGCGCCGCCGCCCGCCGACGACCCGTACTACGAGGTCAGGCAGGCCACGATGGCGATCGAAGCCGGCGACCAGGGCGCGGAGTGCAAGATATTCGCCCAGGAATGGCACACCTTCCAATTTGCGCTGCAGGAGATCTCCTACCGGTTTCGCCCATTTACCTCCTGGGAGGGTGACGCGAGGACGGCCGTCGAGCAAAATTTCGAACTGCAGCGGCAGTGGATAGCTTCGATGGTGCAGATGTGCTGCACGCTCCGCGACCAGGCCAACGACATTTTCGACGCACAGAAAAAGATCCGGCCCGCCGGCGCGACGGCGACGCAGGATTTCAACGGGAACTACACCATTCCTGAGGAGCACCCCGGGCCCGGTGACATCTTGTTTGTCGAAAACACGTACAAGGCCGGTGTGGAAGACCATATGCAGGCCCTGATTGAGACGTCGATCGAGTGGTATGCGATTCTGCAGAAAAAGTCGGAGACGGCGCTGAAGTTTTACCGCGACAAGACGGCATTGCCGCCGCTGAATCCGCCGATGTTCCCGACCGCGGCCGGGGCCGCAGCGGCAGTCGACTATGGCTCCGGTGGTTCCGACGGCGTCGACTTCGGGGATCTGCCTGACGGGCTGCCGTCGGGTGACGGCCTTTCCGGCCTGCCCGCGATGCCCACGTTGCCGGGCGGCGGGATGCCGGCGATGCCCAACGCGTCGCTGCCGAGTGGTGCCGCCGTGCCGCCGCTGCCCGCGGCGGGGCAGGGCCTGCCGAAAGGGGCGCAGGTCAAGCCGGCGTCGTTGGGTGGTGTCGGTGGAGGCGGCGGTGGGGTTGCCGTTCCGAAGCTGCCCTTGCAGTCCTGGTCGACCACCGGGGCGAGCGCCGGGGCCGCCGCGGCACCAGTGGGCGCGGGCGGTGGGATCCCGGTCCCGCCCGGGTACGCCAAGCTGAACGGCGCGGGCGGTGGGATGGGCGGCGGCATGCCGATGGGCGGCGCCGGCGGTCAGGGTCAAGGTGCCGGCAAGGGCAAGCGGGTGCAAAGCGAGGACCAAGCGCTCTACACCGAAGACCGGGCGTGGACGGAGGGTGTGATCGGCCGACGCCGCGCCTAG
- a CDS encoding response regulator transcription factor, producing the protein MSSQSERVKVVVADDHPVTREGVVRALKSSGRIDVIGEVADGRAALTAIRELRPRVALIDYKMPGLNGLEVVRAVVRDGLDTCVVLLSAFEDSAVIYHALAEGAAGYLTKDSDSEEIVAAVLKCEKGATYLPTQLAGALAGEVKLRARGDAPLLTPRELEVVRMIAEGLSVPQIAKRLFVAPSTVKSHVQNLYEKLGVSDRGAAVAEAMRRRLLE; encoded by the coding sequence ATGTCATCCCAGTCAGAACGTGTCAAGGTCGTCGTCGCCGACGATCACCCGGTAACTCGCGAAGGCGTCGTGCGGGCCCTGAAGTCGAGCGGGCGGATCGACGTGATCGGGGAAGTGGCCGACGGTCGAGCGGCACTGACGGCGATCCGCGAGCTACGGCCCCGGGTGGCTTTGATCGATTACAAGATGCCCGGACTCAACGGGCTCGAAGTCGTCCGAGCTGTGGTGCGCGACGGCTTGGACACCTGCGTCGTATTGCTCAGCGCCTTCGAGGACAGTGCGGTGATCTACCATGCCCTCGCCGAAGGCGCCGCGGGTTACCTGACGAAAGACTCCGACAGCGAAGAGATCGTGGCCGCCGTGCTCAAGTGCGAGAAGGGCGCGACATATCTGCCGACGCAGTTGGCGGGAGCGCTGGCGGGCGAGGTGAAACTTCGCGCCCGCGGCGATGCGCCGTTGTTGACACCACGCGAACTCGAGGTCGTGCGAATGATCGCCGAGGGCTTGTCGGTCCCCCAGATCGCGAAACGTCTTTTCGTGGCGCCCAGCACGGTCAAGTCGCATGTGCAAAACCTGTACGAGAAGCTC